A segment of the Carya illinoinensis cultivar Pawnee chromosome 1, C.illinoinensisPawnee_v1, whole genome shotgun sequence genome:
GTAAAGCTAATTACAAATGGTAGCGACAgaaagacagagacagagagaatgCGACCAATGAATAGAGACCCATTATAGCCTATGCATTTAAACAGAAGCTAAGGATAAGAAACTCCCCAAAGCTAACAAATTTACGAACTTCTGCATCTAAAACATCTCAATCTACAAAGCCCGACTCTTAAATTCACCTACACGCGCGTGCGCGCACAGAGAGCGAGCGAGCGAGCgagcgagagagagaaagatacCGTTGGTCTGGAGAGAGAACGTCTGTGTTGTCGAATACATCTGCGGTGAGAACGAGTAAACGATGAAGATGACGGGGAACAGGGAGAATAGAGACTGAAATTGGGGCTTCCAAAACGGAGGGTTTTCAGGGATTTGCAAGGAAAATCTGGTGAAGAAGAAGTGGAGgagggagaagagaaagaagtggtggtggtggtggtggtggtcagAGGCAACAGCAGTCTCGAAGGTAAGGGTGTAGTCATTCTTTCAGGTTGTCGGTCCCCAACTCAAAAACTTctatttgctttctttttcttgggCAGCTTTCTTTATCCTCCTTTCTTCCTAATCCTCTTTCCGAACACCCTTTCAAGGAAGCTAAAGGGAAAATCCACAGAAAATCAGGATTTTCTCTTTAATGCCGCATTGGGATATAATATAGCCCGTCCGAGACTCCGAGATGTGGAAGGTTTCAATTTTCAAaggaatttaagaaaaaatgggTTTCACTTTTTCATAtgccctttttgtttttttatttgtgaCTGCTAAAAGGTTCGTCAGGATGCTTTCTAGTTAGCTTTGAATCTTTACCCTTCAAAAGTatctcaaaaaaaattgaacgaAAAGGAATATTACCACGTGATAAATAAACACAATTTTTTAAGCccaaggaaaataatttatatttattcacgCAACCATATGATAAGCTAATAAAATTTGTGCCTAAAGCTTCATGTAGAAGTCAAGATTTTCAATCTAATGTTGCTcattattttgatattgtttAGTGTACATCAACCCTTTGTTCAATGTAAAGCATATCCCAATAGATATTTTgatatatacagtcatttttacgtattttttatatattttattaaaataattatttttttaaaaaaatgacacatctaatcatattaaaaaaatgtataaagaatatataaaaataactgcacgTAAAATTTcgtagaattttttatattcaattttCTTGGCAAGCTGTTTCTGAGAATTATTATGTAGAACGCGGTTGAAACACTAAAAAGCTCTAAAGAGATTGGGTATGTGACGGCAGAATGCGATACCGGCTTGGGCATTTCGTATCCATTTGCTTTGCTGTGAGGTCCAAGGAGCAAGGCTTTTTAGTTTGGATTCTCACACGACAGTTAGTTGACATTTGACTAGATTCGACATCAATAGTACTTCAGCAACCTAGATATTAATACTGTTATCTAATCTATTGGCCGGTGGTGGGCGACAACGAACACCTTTCACTTTTCTTTCTCAAATGCACGGGTACCGTACAGAAGATAGAATATCATAAAGATTGCAAAGCCACCACAGTTCATCTTTCTCTGAAGAATTGAGGATGACACATAAAACGAAAACAGTAGCATCGtcgattaattcctatgatgtTATGTTATTCAAAGCTGGGTACGCGCTTGACCCAGTTGGGAGGCATCCCCCCCATCATGGCCTTGGCTCTTTGGACAACCGGTTTCAATTACTAAGCTCAATGAAGGATACATAACATGAATAAGAAGACAGGATCCATAAAGGTTTATTGCTAAATCACAAGTCTCGGATATGCTAAATAATGCTGCATGTGAGAGTGGAACCTTATCAGGCACACTCTACTCTGTCTTTCACTTTGACTAGGCTGACATCCTGAGCAATGTTATTAACCAAAGCAGagtacaaatattataaactcTTGATTGCTGATAAAGCTTTACAAATATGCCCACACATAATGCTGCAAAATCGATATTTTCAGAAGGGCGAAAATTAGCAATGAACATCATTGAAACAGGAGATGGCCTTTCTCAGTGGTTAAGATTCTCCTATCTTTGGGTTTCGTGATGACtactaaaaatatcattttagaaGACGAAACAACCAATCGATGTTCATTATGTAGCAAATTAGCAATCAGCATCATTACAACGGCAGTGTGCCAATACTGCACTACAGTTTAGAAGAACATATAATATGtcagaaaggaaaacaaaacttaTTTACCATGCAGATCCAACATCTAATGTATATAAGAAAGGGAAAGAGACCACAAGAGACAGTCATATGTCCCATCTCTTTTTGACCCGGAACATTAAGGCCGAAGATTTAATGTCATCTTGTGGCACCTGGAGCATGAATTGCACTTTCATCTTCAGTGGAGCTGTCTTTGCTTTACCACCTTCATCTCCAACCTGAAACCAGATCATTATGAGTCCATGAAAAAAGTGAGGTACAATTTCCAAAGAAAACTTACGAATTTCCAGCAAATTTTAACAATTGATCCACGGCTGCAAAATTGATAGATACTTTGCTTCTAGGTACTTCCTACGCATTCCCAAAACTCTGCTTTGATAGCTTTCAGTGATGGATACAGTAAAAATGTTGAAAGCTGTCCAACTTTGTTTTTTATACAAGTATAAAGCTGTCTAACTTTGTTATGAGCTAGTAACCAAAGGAAAGACAGTTTTGATAGAAAGCTAGAGCTTTACATCAGAATTGATAGACAAGTTACTGATGTCTTTTGATCATTTTAGTATCCTTTTTCAATAGGTTCGTCCAAGTATCTTTATGAGCACCCAAATAAAAGACAGTCTCAACCAACCATAAAGCTTTCTTTTTATGGGTACTTAAATAACCCAATGATCAAAAAACATCAGAAAAATATCTGCGAGTCCAAGATCCCAACACTATGTCTGGAGGGAGAGGAGGGAAGGTGAAATCCATATTTTTGAGAGGAAAGAAATATAGAGGGATCTCCACCTCCCCTATCCCACCCATTTACCAGTCCTTGTACTAAACATAGTGTAATAGTGACTATTGAGGTCATGTcccaacaaaagaaaagtaAGGCACAAGATTATATTAGACCCATTCTCTGAAAGGTTGAAAACCTCCCCTTCTCCCTCCAGCTGAAACCTTCCACCCCTCAACAGTATCTGGACAGAGGAAGGGAGAAGCCTACTCTCCTCGAACCAATCCCGTCACCTTGCTTTTTTTCCCCCATTTTTTTCCGTagttttctctttcctttttgtaGTTCCCTTCTGCCACTCCTGTCCAATCTCCACTCCGTTTTCTCCtctattccccccccccccccccccccctttcgtCTTTCTCCTCCTTCCTCTCCATTGCCTTTTCTCTTCTTATTCTCTAATTTTCCCCATTTTGGTACACAATTTAGAGGCTAGATACACGATGGCCCACCCACCAATAGCCTACATACACCCCATCATCAGCTCTGCCACTGCTTGCCATTTCCATGCCACTCACCACCCATTCTGCCAATGCATGACCGTCACATGCTGCCCTTCCTAAGCCTCTTTCAACCTCTATTTTGGATGCCAGCCTATTTTGGCTgatcacatgtttgtctactgaccttgtttttttttttttattccatttctccttttgttttcttattttctcttttttatgaaGCTTTAAAACTCAGATCCGCAACCAACTGCCACCCATGTGCTTTGCTGAAAGTCTCCTTGTGTCCGGTCCACCAATTCCACCAATCGGATTAATCTTTTGGCCACTGTGAAAGTCACAGGCACGGGTGGTTTCCACATGCCACCGTGCTCTACTGCAGGACTTTTGCCTTTCCTATTTTCACGAGCTCCATGCTCTTAACTGCAATGTGGGACTGGGTTTCAACAGCTCCTCAGTTTGGTCTTCTACTGAATGTACTTTGCAGTAGTCCAACTCTGAACTATCTCAAAAATTGCTTTGGTGGTGATTTTATCTAGGCATTAGACCAAGAAAAATGAGACTGGAACAACAAGCCATTTCCagatttatcaatttttatttctttgctgTGTTATATGGATTGGGTGTTTGTTGAGGTTCCCTCTCTCACCTTTTGTActtgttattttaattaattcctATTTTCCAGTAGAGAAAAAAAGGCACTTACCCAAAGAGAAGCCCAACCAAGGCGCACCTCTGAATCATAACCAGCTTTAAACTTGAAGTCCTTGTCATATTTGTGCTTGTACACCGCACTCCAGAAGTTGGAATCAAAATTGTAAAAGTAGCTGGCCATTTATCAGAATAAATAACAATTTTTACAATCAAGCCGGAAATATTTGGATGAAGTAGAAgaacagtaaaaaaaaataaagtccaATGAGCAATACAGTAAAAAACCTGCAAGCATTCTCCAATGCCCTAAAAGATTTTGTATTTCTAACTTGTAGTGGACAGTTGCCATATATGGGCAATTCCTTGATGGGCTCTGGGTGCTAGAGATTTTGAGAGTTATCAACCCCTTTATGAGATGCATACTTACTAAAATTAGAATATGAAGATTTTATACAGTATTCCAACATAAGCACCATCTTATCAGCTTGATTGCTAGCATATTAGTTAGATGTTTTTTTTGTATCCAGGTATATAATTGTGCACCTAGTGTGAGGATTCAGTTACAACGGATAAAATTAAACTAGAAgagtacctttttttttttttgaaggaggACGGCACCTCCAAAACTTTATTAAAGAAATCCTCACTCGTGGCGGAGGAATTCCATGGCAgaacaaaccaaccaaccaaaaaaCCCAGCAAAATAAAACCGCCAACCGCCAAAACTAGAAGAGTactttttttgagaaaagtaagaaaacTAGAAGAGTACTTGTCTAGCTGTTAATGAGACCAAAGGCATGAGCCACAGAGGGAAAAGTTTTTAGTAACTAGatgacaagagagagagagagagtcttaaGTTCTAACCTCAATTTGTCTGAAGGACCAAACTGACGCTTGAATGCAAATGACAATGCATTTGAAGGTAGTGAGATGCTTGGGATATATGACATTTGCTCATCCTGCAGTAcgttcaaaagttcaataacATGGTCCGAAAAATGGAAACAAGgaaaagatggaaaaataaacagagacCTAAATTCAAACAACTGCTCCATTATTCAGAAGAGACGCAGAATATCGCACTTCTAACCACCAGGCACTTGTATCACATGGAATTTGTAAATaaagtcaaatgaattaaacgAAATGCAAACCTTGTAGGAGTATCTTAGTTTCAACTCTTCATCCCTGAATTGAGCCGTGCAGAGTCCATTCAGAATCTGGCTTTTTAGAATCCCATTTATAGACAATGTTCTCTTTACTTCCTCATCTTCTCTTTCCTCAACCGATACTTCACCGAGGGGAAATTTAAGAGTTGCTCTAGGCTGTAGAATTACGAAGGTAATCAACGCCCCCACAGCACCAACACTTCAAAACAtggctaaaaattaaaatgagaagaGACCGCAAGTTTTGCTAAGGATCATACTCACCATAGCAACAACTGGAACTAGAGATGACAATTCCAATGCATAGCCGGGATCGGCAAGGTTTGCAACCATCGAAAGCTCTCCTTGTTGTGCCTGGAAGTGTAcgacatgtttaaaaaatatcacaaaacTCAGAAATGGTTTACATAAATTACAGAATCCTAGAAAAACGAACCAAATTCAGCCGAAGAAGCATTACATGGAACAACAGTAATAAATATCACGCATATGTttctctcatataaaatatgaaaaatcctcacaaaaaagggaaaaaccAAGGTTTAAACTTGAAAGCCCGGGACATGACATTCGCGTTAAATATGAAGAAGCTCTTAAACTGAACaataattttcaatcaaatcatAACCAGATCCCTAGCACGTAGAACAGTAGGTAAGAAATAGATATCTCCACATTTTCAATAAATATGAATAGTCAGCGTCTAAAACAAACCTTAGTCACACCAAATTCAATTGCGAGAAGAATTGAATCttaaaactaaacaaaatacaCATCTCAAAACCACACAATAAAGACTTTACCGTCTCGGGTAAGATAGTAGAGTCAAGTAAAACCCAACCAAGCATCAAACTTTTTAAGAGTTTCATCAGAATgacttaaaaagaaacaaaacccaTCCCCCAAAACCACCCAACATTCCAGAAAACCAAAGTCCACTTTGGGAGGAGGGAGTGTTTTTGGACCTTGACATCATGGGCAGCTCTGAGCTGCAACCTGGGGCCAACCTCGAGGGAGGCCTTGAGAAGGGCATTCTGGTCCTCGACATCATAGTGGATGGAGAGGTGCTTGGAGATGAAGCTGACTTGAGGTTCGATTATATCACCATTAGTGTCGTTTTGGAAGGAGAACTTGAGCTTGGCGAGGGTGTTGAGGAACTTGCAAGAGATCTTGTGAAAGAAAATGGAACTGTCGCTATCAAACTCGGACGTTACTCTTATGGGCGGCCTCTCAGGGAAGGAGAACTTGGGTTTGGTCGGCGGCGGTGGTGGAGGTGGTAGTGGTATTGGTATTGGTGGAGGTTGTTGTGCCATGTGGTTGGGGCTCGGCACAGTTGCTCTACTTCTTTGTATGCTCTGtatctgaaaattaaatcaCCTGTGAATCGGTGGAATCGGTGGGGAAGAGATAGAAAGAGAAAGTGGGTGAGTTTGGAACACATTgcattcttatttttattaatttagatgTTTTGTATGCTTTGCATGATTTTTTGTGGCGGAAATGTAGATAGAGAATGTATGACTCATTTGCTTTGCTTCGATAATTCAGATTTCATTTCCCTTTCCAAATCAGATGCATGTTTTCCAATAAAGGAAACAGAGAGGAAGAAAATTTTCATCCAACATACTTAATATGGCTGACTATTGAATTATTCTGCTTACTTACCAGTTACcaatttaatttgtatttttttggcaacaacttagtaaaaaaatatgaaccCAAAATAATTTACTTGATTCGTCAgactataataaaattattgttgtggttttcatctcatcttgtatattcttaatttattttagtacatcaataattataagaaaaatcaaattttaaaatttgaatttatacaaGTCTCATTTAAAATTGGAAAATTTATAACTTAGCTTTATTAGCACATGCACAACCAACTAAATTAATAGAAGGGGCTCATTTGTCATGTCCAGGGAGGTGATCCCACCTGCCCTTTTagtctttgaaaaaataaaaataaaaaacctaaaTTAATAGGCCAGTTGCTGTCTTTAATTGATGAGGCAAGTGGTATTAAATCTTAACCAGCCCCACATGTACTCGTAGAcgaatttctatttatttattttaataattgcaTGATACTTTTATAACTGTAATTATCATTCTTCAAGACTAAATACCTTGCAAATTAAATATCTTTTCTAACTCAGTACTAGAATTGCGTGATCCAATTCACTGTGTGACAAGCAATACATAGGCATTATAACATCATCCGAAAAAGCAGATCACATAAATATCCAAACACATCTTATCTTTCATGCATTGTAATAGATCTCTCAAGCTATTCAAAATACAGTCGCTGAAGTTAGGAAAACTTGAATCGATGTTTATGGAGCTTTTACAAAATATGGTCCTAACACCAACCAAAACCATATATGTTCCTACTATAGTGGAGCACTCGAATTTGTTTTGGGTTCCACGATTAGGTACACTGGAGAACTGCTTTTAAAAATCAGAATCCAAGAGGTGAGGCTACAGAGAGACGGACAAAGAGAGGTACATAATGAACAGTCAGTTCTACATTGCAATGTCATTTGTCCACTCACACTTACCTATACGGTATTGGTGACACCCCCGCTATTTATCCCCCCTCTAtacatttaaagaaaaaaaaaacaaaaggaagggaaaaatgAAGACTATTTCGTATCATATCATAACCATCATCATCCGTGCTGGATTACATAAACAGACGGAAGCATTATACTTATACTGCTCACTTGACCACCCACTTTGAGAGTACAAACGATAGAAAGCCCTTGTAAAACCCTGCCATCAATGCACCAACGCCACGGGAGAAGACAGACAGTTCTCCTCCCAAGCATACACTTGCAGGCACAGATACTAGCAAACActgcttaaaaaaatatgtagaaTGCCAAGTAATCAAGCATTATTCACAGCAACTGGCTTTCCACGTCCCATTGCAAATCCTTTTGTGCCATCTGGCATTCGAGGCCCAGGAGGTTGCTTGGCTACAGTTGGTGGCTCAATATTGATTGTACTATTTGAAGGCGTTGTTCCCACATGATTTACACGATTGTTGACAGTATGGTGGTGGTATTGACCCCGCCCGCGTCCCTTGCCTCGGCCACGGCTACGACTTCTCTTCTGCCCACCATCCTTCTCATGAGCGTGCTCCTCTCCCTAAACCGAATAATtgagaagaataaaaaagtacTGTAATAACTAAAACTGTTTTTGGCTAATTCATTGGCACTTACTGTATGTTCATGCAAATGGACATCAGACTGTTGGTCATTAAACTCCAATTTTATCTCGTTTTGCTGCTGATCATCTGTAGAAGTATCATCTCCCTCAAAGTTCACTTCCCCATCATGCCCCTTCTTCCCTCGCACTGAAGAAGGTTTTGACTGGGAatggaaaatttttgaaaagaagcATCAATGGACTATTTCAGGAATTGGATAAAttgaaattagcatagacaTCAAACAGGCTCTATCAAACTTGACCTAGAATTGTTTCCAACTAAAACAACTGCACCAGAAACTACAGGAACATACTCTAGATTTTGGGACCAACCAAGATTGCATATACAGTGTCGGATTTTCATGTATTCATTCATACACATGCCCACACTTGGTCACTCCTCTTGTTCAATTCCTGGATCTTAATGTTTGAATTAAATCATACATTTATTCCAGAAGGTATTCAGGTTGAGAAGGAAATTCTTTTTGCCAATAAACTGGCCggctattttttatttgttaacaattacttttgttttagttttacatcgtaatatttatttacttattttctaCCTTTTGGAGTGTATTAGTGAATACACCATCACTGACTCACAAACAaagaacaaagaagaaaaataattcgATATTGACACATACAGTGCATCTATGCATTAAGCGGACCCTCAGGCCACTCCTCCAGTTCCCCTCATCATTTAGCTCTGCAACCTGCAAAAATAGGATTTAGACACGTGTATAACAAGCAAAGAGGAGATATTACTTTCATATATCAGAAAACAAGAATACTCACTGCTTTCTCAGCCAGCTCAACAGATTCATATTCCACAAAAGCATGCCACTACATATAAAACAAAGGGTCACGTATTTATTAGACTTTCACATTCAATTGATTAttgatttaataaaatcaaaattggAACTGCACTAATGCCAAATTACTTCATCGAGTGTGCTATCTTAAAATCTTAACTTTAGATGATAGTCTATAGTAAATTATCATAGGTTCCTCCAACGACTTCGATTCATTCAACACTAGTGATCGTGTATGACAATTGGCAAGAGAAGACATTTCTACAAGGACCCGCTTGGATACTTAGAATATCTCAGTATagctgtgaatagtagtaaaatgattttgaattaagatgttttattagattttgggaatgagaaaaaaaaaattgaataaaaatattataaagttaaaaaattgtttgaatataattttttttttaatataattttttaattttactttttttttttttaaatttgaaaaagtagtttttttctttttttttttgaaatttggaaaagttgtaatgattaggtagtaattatatgaaaaatttgaagatttggaattgaaaaattttgtgttttgagTATTTTTGGCAAGGAAATATCTAAGAATACTTAAAAACAATCGTGTTGCCAAACAGACCCTAATAATTACATTAGCATAACCAATGTACAATAACattgggattttctatttttcttaccTTTCTTTTTAAGGAATTTATAGAGACATGCATAATCGTAGCTCCATCTTTCAAAGTCCACCATGTGCCGTGTTAGTAGCAATTACTAAGGCTATGATAGTGCCTCcatgatatttatatttgttaggAAATGGCATCAATGTAGTCAAAGCCAAAAACAAATACAATTTCTGACTAACCCACTAAAAGTTAATGAGGACATActacaaactttttttttttttattagcaccAGGTGTCTAGAAACGGCATCCTAACTAATCtcaggggtgcacaggcccaCAGTAAGGAGTTTTTCACAGGTGCATCTCAGGAAATTCAATGAAAAAATCCCCTAATTCGATTGCCCTTAGAGattatttgcacccaaggggatttgagatttagacctggagggagcatacccccaagcacaaggcctttaccacttgagccaacccctaaggGTTAGGAAATATTACAAACTTAACAATAGAACCATCAAAAATAACTTTCTCAAAGGCAGTGTGTCTGCTTGCATGCTTACCTTGTTAGTGAAATGCATACCATCAGATTTTCCTGATCTGGGTGCAGAAGAAGCTCCGCCATTGGAGGTTTGAGGCTGACAGGTACGAATTGTCTTCACACTACCAAAGGAAAAGTCAATACATTCTAATTTTACTACTGACGAAAATTTTCCACAAGCAAGGGATTggattttaacatttttctagTAGAAGTGTTCTTGGTACCTTCCCACAGCTGAAAAAACCTTCATTAGGTTTTGGTGGCAATGATCTTCAGGCAAGTTTTCAGCAACAACTATGCGAGACTGACAATGAAAATGAGTattagatgatgatgatgatgataataataataataataataataataataataataatagtaaatgACAACAAAGCTCAGTTCTTGGGAAATTTAAGATCTAGCATCAAATTATACATTTAATGAATTACATGCAAGTTTAGAAAACAATCATTCAGAAAATGCTTGCCTTAAAGGGAATAGAAGAATATCATGAACAAAGAAGTTAGCCATCTTTAATGACAAGAAGTAAGTTCATTTTTTTTGACAGGGAACTCCGGAGACCGTGCAAACGCAACATATCTTTGCCCAGTTAAACCCCAAAAATAAGGTAAAATCATATGAAACAACATAGAAAAGATAACCAACTTGCAACTCCTCCATATCCAACTCAGTCAAGGAATGCTGGCGTTTAACTTTCTTTCCATCATCACTAACTACCTGCAGAGCATgaggaaaatattagaaaaagagaatGATATGCAGCATAAATAAAAGTGACGTATGTGAAGCAAGAGTGTACAGATAAAAGTGAAGTATATGAAGCAAGTGGGTGCGGAGAAACTCACAAGCTTCGACGAGTTCCGCAAGACAATCGCCAGCTGGGAATGACTACTGATGAGAGCCTTGATCTTCTTGAAAGATGCAACAACAGATATAGGCACtgtatatagagagagagattactaGAAGGAATTTCAAATGGTTGGTTGACTTCCAAAACAGTAAGAGTTAAGCAAACTTCACATAGATTAATACCCCGTTACAGTAACTTCACCAGAAACAGGAGAATTAAAAATGCGAACATGATTTTGAGGGTATTGGCGTTTGCAACTTGCAAGACTATTAAGACGCAGCAGTTGCTATTGAGCAGGTATTATGGAAGAAATCATTTGTGCCGTAGAAAGCGGAGCAAGTGTACAATGGGGTTTCAAGCAAACGATTCCAACTGTATGATAGACGACTACAACTAGAATAAAGTAATTACCAAATCCTTCAGGATCTTTGTTAATGAACCTCATCAAATGGTCAGTTGTAGCCAAGTTTAGATCACTGAAATAATACTCCACCTACAGATTGATATGTCATACAGAACGGTCAAAAGGCAAGATCCGAACCAAGGTGATAGAAAATATATGTAGCATTTcaactatttaaattatataccaGAGTGTCACCAAAAACTGAGATAGAAATTGCACTTTCAAGGAAGTTTTAAGCAATTCCATTCAAATATACCACCCACGCAGTATTACCTTTTCTCCTCTCCATAAAAAAAGGAGTAGAATGAAAACAAGATAATATACCGAAAGACGAATCgaaaataacaaatattaaaagaactaaaaagaattaaaaagcagtTCGAAGTTGGTTCTGAATCCTCAGATCAGTGAAACTTCACGTCACCTGATTCAAGATCTTCTGAGTAGAGTCCTCAGAGAGCTTACTTTTCGAGGACGAAGTGGGACCGTGATCCGACACGATCTGAGCTTGGTGGTGATGGACTGCCACTTCTTGCTCTCCGCCAAAGACACAGCCACCGGCATAGTActgatgatgaggatgaggatggTACTGAACCGGAACGTGGTGAGGAGAATGATGGTGATGAACGGGGATCACGTGGCCGTGAATCGGTACATGAAACGACGGCGGggtaggaggaggaggaggaggaggaggagggacAAGGATACGGGGGGGTTGAGTGGAAGGCAGAGTGATAGGGACGAACTCGGGGGCCTGGGCGTTGAGTCGGCTGAACGAAACGTTACGGGACAGAGATGGATCGGAGGGAGACAAAGACGACAGGGAAGAATCCGGGACTGCAGGTTCCATGTTGATAGAATCCGAGTTCAGAAGTAGTTGAGCCATCTAAtcaattttcattcttttacTGCTCACTAGGGTTTGCGCTGCGGGGAAATAGAAGTCTCGACCGTGGAGAGAAGTGAGAACCCGAGCATGTACGTAGGAGAGCCTGGGTTTCTTCTCTCTATAGGGGACGTCTAACCTGTGGGGAAAGTGGGGGGTGGACTATATATAGACAGTAGAGATGAGCGCCACTGATTCGACGGAAAGAAGAAGTGGGGCCCACCTAGTCCGACTGGACATAGGACAGTCGAGACCCGACGCCTGAGAGGGAGGAAGGGATAAGGGGGGATTACTGTCAAATAATCCTATTGACTATGACTGCTGGCCTTGTTAATGGATCTTATACCATTATAGTGTGTATATATTCAGAAATGCTAGCTCCCCAATTCGGGAGCCAAAAAACTatcgaatatattttttttttacttagtaatataagtaaatttattttaataatgttataattttttttatttttaaaaaaatatttaagaata
Coding sequences within it:
- the LOC122278744 gene encoding la-related protein 6B-like isoform X2 yields the protein MPVAVSLAESKKWQSITTKLRSCRITVPLRPRKVEYYFSDLNLATTDHLMRFINKDPEGFVPISVVASFKKIKALISSHSQLAIVLRNSSKLVVSDDGKKVKRQHSLTELDMEELQSRIVVAENLPEDHCHQNLMKVFSAVGSVKTIRTCQPQTSNGGASSAPRSGKSDGMHFTNKWHAFVEYESVELAEKAVAELNDEGNWRSGLRVRLMHRCTSKPSSVRGKKGHDGEVNFEGDDTSTDDQQQNEIKLEFNDQQSDVHLHEHTGEEHAHEKDGGQKRSRSRGRGKGRGRGQYHHHTVNNRVNHVGTTPSNSTINIEPPTVAKQPPGPRMPDGTKGFAMGRGKPVAVNNA
- the LOC122278744 gene encoding la-related protein 6B-like isoform X1, producing the protein MAQLLLNSDSINMEPAVPDSSLSSLSPSDPSLSRNVSFSRLNAQAPEFVPITLPSTQPPRILVPPPPPPPPPTPPSFHVPIHGHVIPVHHHHSPHHVPVQYHPHPHHQYYAGGCVFGGEQEVAVHHHQAQIVSDHGPTSSSKSKLSEDSTQKILNQVEYYFSDLNLATTDHLMRFINKDPEGFVPISVVASFKKIKALISSHSQLAIVLRNSSKLVVSDDGKKVKRQHSLTELDMEELQSRIVVAENLPEDHCHQNLMKVFSAVGSVKTIRTCQPQTSNGGASSAPRSGKSDGMHFTNKWHAFVEYESVELAEKAVAELNDEGNWRSGLRVRLMHRCTSKPSSVRGKKGHDGEVNFEGDDTSTDDQQQNEIKLEFNDQQSDVHLHEHTGEEHAHEKDGGQKRSRSRGRGKGRGRGQYHHHTVNNRVNHVGTTPSNSTINIEPPTVAKQPPGPRMPDGTKGFAMGRGKPVAVNNA
- the LOC122278738 gene encoding outer envelope pore protein 37, chloroplastic-like gives rise to the protein MAQQPPPIPIPLPPPPPPPTKPKFSFPERPPIRVTSEFDSDSSIFFHKISCKFLNTLAKLKFSFQNDTNGDIIEPQVSFISKHLSIHYDVEDQNALLKASLEVGPRLQLRAAHDVKAQQGELSMVANLADPGYALELSSLVPVVAMPRATLKFPLGEVSVEEREDEEVKRTLSINGILKSQILNGLCTAQFRDEELKLRYSYKDEQMSYIPSISLPSNALSFAFKRQFGPSDKLSYFYNFDSNFWSAVYKHKYDKDFKFKAGYDSEVRLGWASLWVGDEGGKAKTAPLKMKVQFMLQVPQDDIKSSALMFRVKKRWDI